ATACGAGAAAGGCGGCTCGTTATAAGAATATCGTAAGGGTCCAAAGCCCTGGTTCAACATGTAAAGCCTTTCTGACCTAACTGACTTTTCAGGTAAACAACAACATGAAGACAGCCGTAGAGCTACCAAAGTAAAATCGAGACAATCGAGCTCCAGTGAAAATCATTTTAGAGACATTTGAGTCACAAAGAATATCTAATGGAAATAAAACCATACCAGGAAACCGATAGGGAGCAACTGCTCGACGTTTGGGAAAAGTCAGTGCTCGCCACCCACCACTTTTTGAGTCCGGAAGACTTCATTTCCATCAAAGCAATGGTAAGGGAGATTGATTTCAGTCGTTTTGAAGTTCATTGCCTTATGGATGAATCACGAGTGATTGGTTTTTTAGGTGTGGCAGAAAAAAAGGTAGAAATGCTCTTTTTGGATCCCCATTACTTTGGTCAGGGATTAGGTAAAAAACTGATAAATTTTGCAATCGTTCAGTTGAAGGCCCACAAGGTAGATGTCAACGAGCAAAATGTGGGTGCAGTAGCTTTTTATGAGAACCTGGGATTTGCTACCTATGAAAGAAGTGACAAAGATGACCAGGGTAATGATTATCCTATCCTGAGGATGAAATTAAGGACACGAAATATTTGAATACTGATAACCCTGCAACGCAGGTCTGGCGCTCTCCGTATAGGCTCAAATGTGAAAACGTATGACACCCGCCAAAGGTGGACTACTAATCAATCAAAATGCCTTATTTGAATTCTTCAATCTATCCGTCCTGAATGGTTGAATCGGGACATTACTTAAAAATAACATGCGAAAATTAATTCTCTACATCGCGGCCTCACTGGACGGCTACATCGCCAAACCCAATGACGATCTGAGTTTCCTTAATCTGGTTCAGATAGAAGGAGAAGACTATGGCTACACTGACTTTGTCTCTTCTGTGGACACGGTAATAGTTGGTAGAAAAACCTACGATTGGGTGATCGGTCAGGGCTATGATTTTCCTCACGCTGACAAGGAATCGTACATCATCACCAGACAAGAAAGGCCGCGAGAAGGGAACCTGACTTTTTACACCGGCAACCTCAAAACCCTGGTAACGGACCTCAAAAAAAAAGAAGGAAAAAACATCTTCTGTGATGGTGGTGCAGAAATCGTCCATCTCTTACTCCAGGAAAAACTCATCGATGAGCTGATTCTATCCATCGTGCCGGTAATCGTGGGGGCAGGAACTCCTCTATTTAAAACAGGCAGGCCAGAGCAGCTTCTGGAGCTTAAGAAGGCCAAAAACTTTGAATCAGGGCTGGTTCAGCTACATTATCAGTTAAAAGAGTAAGTGGCCAGGAGTAGTCAGATTTCCGCCACCCATTCCAGAGATCCATTTATCATTACATATGCATCCATCTAAGTTTACAACAAGGAAACCCGGAGCTAAAGAGCATGGCGTCATAGGTGCGCTGATGGTGGAGGTGTACTCACAGTTGGAGGGATTTCCCACACCGGCGGAGCAGCCCAAATACTATGAAATGCTCTCGAATGTGGGCTCCCTTACTGAAAACCCACACATCCACCTACTGGCCGCTTACTCTCCGGAGCAGGTGCTGGCTGGCTGTGTGCTGTACATCGGCGACATGCAATATTATGGATCAGGTGGCACAGCCACCCAGGTAAAAGACAGTTCGGGATTCAGATTATTGGCAGTGGCTCCTGACTTCAGAGGTCAGGGAATTGGCAGGCTGCTGACGAGGTATTGTATTGAGAGGGCACGCAAGGAGAAACGTCAGCAATTGATTATTCACTCTACCAAGGCCATGCAAGTAGCCTGGGGAATGTACGAGCGCATGGGCTTCGAACGATCCGAGGATTTGGATTTCAGGCAAGGGACACTGGAAGTCTATGGCTTCCGATTACCTCTGGATGATTAACTCAGGGCAAATTTCAGTGTCTTAGTTTATCACTGAGCAATTTCAGCTCTATCATAGAAGCAATACCCGAGATGGCCATAGCACAACCTATGAAGGTGATCATCAAAGAAATCACGAATGAATCCTGCTGACTAAAAACCATAAATCCAATGGCAATAAAACCAATTCCGAAGAAGGCCAGTATGGCATTGACGATTTGAAATTTCTTAATCTTTTCCATAATTCATTAATATTTTCAATACAAAGGAAGACGATTAATGAATATTTCTCAATAGACGCTCAAATAATTAGATAGAGAGCATTTTTAAAAGACTCCCTTTGTAAATGACGTAATTTTCAGGTAGCTTTTTTCCTAAATATTGCCAATTCATCGAACGGTTCATTCCGAACAACCCGAAAGACAATACTCCGTTAGCTTTCAGAAACATTAATTCAACCCATCTCCCGTATGAAAAACCTCCTGAAACTCGAAGAAGTAGCCATGTTTGGCCTTTCTATTTACCTCTTTACTTTGACCTCATTTAGCTGGTGGTGGTATCCTGCGCTTCTGTTGCTTCCGGACATAGGTATGATCGGTTACGCCATCAATACAAGGGTGGGTGCCCTTACCTACAATTTCCTTCATCATAAGGGCATTGCTGTGATCATACTGCTGGCCGGTTGGCAATTTGGAAATGATGTACTGAGTCTTTCGGGAATCATACTCTTTGGACATGCCAGCATGGATCGGGTGTTTGGTTATGGGCTGAAGTACCCGGATCACTTCCAGCATACCAGCCTGGGATGGATGAAACCACAGTCCGTCCCTAATGATGGAAACTGACCTCCAGGTCCCGGATTTCATCCAGTATGCCTCCTAGTCTTTTCTCCATCTCTTCATGAGATACTTTTGTCTTAAGTAGATCAAACATCTCAGCGTAGATATTGATTTCAAAGTCTCTTTTGGTTCCCTCTGAAAGGAATAGGGCCCTCCGAATGATGCCCATGGCGGTGCGCAAAGAAGTGTGTACTTCTGCAGTTTTCCGCTGAGCACAGGCGGTCTGAGCGTATCGCACCTGCACATAGGAAAGCGCCAGTAGCATCTTGACAAAGTGCTCATTCATCTCAATATTCCCAGTATCGGACTTGAGGTCATAGTGAAGCTGAACCAGACTTGGCAGGGCCATATCTATCACCTCCCTGCTGTCTTTATTGTGCAGTTTGTCTCTGAGCAGGTAAATCTGACGAATAGTCGTTGAAAGCTCCTCCTTACTCCGATCCCGGGCACTCTCATCATAATAGAGCTTGGTGTTGAAAATTCTCACCACCGGTTCGCGCGCCAGGTTGGTTAGGCTCACTGGCAGGTGATACGTTTGATACGCATCAATGGCAAAAAGCACATTGAAAATGAACAATATAAAACTGACATACCTGATCAGCGACATTTCAGTGGTTAGTTATCCGAAAGTAATCGTAGTGGCCTGATCTGATCGGGGTGAATCTTGTGAACATGCTCATCTACCAGCACTACTTTCTTATCTATGTGTTTTAGAAATTTCCCCAACTGAGTTTCCAGCATCAACAACTGCCCGTCATACGAATATATGCCAGATTCCTTCTTCAGATCCTCCTTATCACGTTCCAAATCCCTGCGTGTAAGGCATGATGTTTTCAGAAATGAAATGAAGGTATTCATATCAAAGTCTCCTTCCAGTTTTTGAATATCTGACAAGGAGCGCTTGTATTCGTGATGGCTTATATCGGAGGTATTGGCAGTAGGATCCAGAAGCAAGTCCAGTACCAATGAATCATAATGGTGAAGATGTTCTAAGACCGTAATGATGTCATTACGATAATTGGGATTGGCACAGAACTCAGAAAGTCCGTCATAGGTCTTCAGCCCATCAGAGACTTCCAGCCATTTGGCGGTTAACCGATCATACTCAGCTTCTATACTCACAGGAAAATCCTGTGCCTGGAGTGGCCATACCAGCGAAAACACGAGCAGGACACTAAGACATAAATGTGGGTTCTTCATTTTTCAAAATTAGAACACCACACCATGCGGAGGGCTCACACAAATTCTGTAATCTCCTATCCGTAAAAACAACTAGACGAGGACTTATGACACCTGATGAGTTTCATTGATCACATTGGGCATTACCATCACAGGGGCATTGGCCTTAGCGATGATGCCCGATATGTGACTTCCGGGCTCATTGTCTACTCCATTGCTATTTACACCTAAAATAATCAGCTCAAAAGCGTTTGCCTGGATAAATTTGAGGACCTCTCCCTCTACCTCTCCTCCAAGGATCACGGGTTGAATCTTCTTTTTCTGACTTCTTTCCAGGGTCTGACAAAGGTCATCCATCTGTCTCCTTAGTCCCTCCATCAGCTCAAGGTCCCCACTTCTTTCAGATGGTCCCGAGGGAAATACATGAAGCAGGGTGAGACGGGAATTCTCTGGAGCAATGAGCCGTAGGCCCAACTGCACGGCATGCCATGCAGCCAGTGAAAAGTCGGTGGGGATAAGTATCTGATGGAATAAATTCATGGCATTAGGTAAAGAAAAAAGTATCTCACAAAAGTATCGATGCCACTTTTGGGGGTATGTGACGATAGTCAATCCAAAAAATGAAATAAATCAGTACTCTTCTAGGGCTTCTGTCTGGCACCTTTTGTAGGTTTATATTTCAAAGTCAAAATCCGGAAACCTCACGTTTATGCCGATCAGCAGCGAATACCTTACTTCTTCCAATGGACTCCAACTGCTTAATAAGATTTTTCTCGGAGCAGGTGAGGGTATTATCATCGTTGATAGTGAAGGAAAAATCCGGCTCATCAACAAGCGAGCAGAGGAGATTTTTGAATATGAGCAAAACGAGCTGATGGGGAGGGTCATTGAAGATCTAATTCCCAAAAAATATCACAAACAGCACGTCCCTCACCGAACCGAATATATTGCCCATCCAGTGACCAGACCTATGGGCATAGGACGTCACCTCACCGGGCAGAGAAAATCGGGCAGCGAGTTTCCTGTGGAAGTAAGTCTTAGCTATGTCATGCATGAGGATGAGAAGCTGGTGGTGGCATTCATTTCGGATATTACCAGAAGAAAAGAGCAGGAAGACGCCCTGAGGGAGAGCGAAGAAAAGCTAAAGCAGTACACCGCGGAGCTCGAGTCTAAAGTACAGGAGCGTACCCAGGAACTAGAGCATCTCAACCTGGGGCTCAAGAGCCAGATAAGAGAGCGCAAGCTGGCAGAAGCCGCCCTGCATTCCAGTCTGGAAGAGCTAAAGAAAGCAGAGAAAGAGATACTCAATGCCCTGGAAAAGGAAAAAGAGCTCAATGAGATGAAATCAAGGTTCATCTCGATGGCCAGTCACGAGTTTCGCACGCCACTCACCACCATCCACTCCTCCGCTAATCTGGTGGCCAAATACACGGAAACCGAGCAACAGGCCAACCGTGACAAGCATGTGAACCGGATCAAATCTGCTGTGAATAACCTCACCAATATCCTGAATGATTTTCTTTCCCTTGAAAAACTGGAAAGTGGTGCCATCACTATGAAAGTAGAGGCCTTCAATATGACTGGCCTATTCAGGGAGGTGGAAGAAATATTCGAACAAGGCCTGAAAAAAGATCAACAACTAAAAATCACCATTGAGGAGGGCTTGACTGAAGTGGTTTCTGACCCACACATTCTAAAAAACATCATAATCAACCTCATCTCGAATGCCATTAAATATTCAGATGAGGGAAAGACCATCACCGCCACCACCTCCCGGGTGAAAGACCGCATTCAGATTTCCATCAAAGACGAGGGGATCGGCATCCCGCTAGAAGAGCAAAAAAACCTCTTTCAGCGGTTTTTTAGGGCCGACAATGCCTCCAACATCCAGGGCACCGGCCTTGGATTGAATATTGTGAAAAGGTACCTTAACCTCATTCACGGAAATATTACTTTTACCAGTAAGGAAAACCAGGGCAGCGAGTTTGTGATTTCTTTTCCTATACAACCCTGATCAATCAAAGTCATGAAAAAGAAGATACTCATCATCGAAGACCAGTTGGAAGTACGGGAAAACATAGAAGAACTCCTACTACTTTCTCACTATGAGCCTATCACCGCGCCAAACGGCAAAGAAGGTGTAAAGAAGGCCCTGGAGCACAAACCAGACCTGATACTTTGTGACATCATGATGCCGGAGATGGATGGCTATGAGGTGCTCTACCTGATTGGCAAAAATCCTGAGATCGCGTCTACTCCGTTTATTTTTCTTACGGCAAAGGCCGAAAAGACAGATTTCCGAAAAGGAATGAACATGGGTGCGGACGATTACATCACCAAACCCTTCGAAGAAATGGAGCTCCTGGGAGCCATAGAGCGAAGACTGGAGAAATTCAGTCGACTCTCAAGCAACGAATCCCTACAGGAATTTGTAACCAGAGCCAAAGAATACCATGAGCTGAAAGACCTGGAAAACAGTGGAAAAACACGTTCTTTCAAGAAAAAAGACATTATTTATCGACATGGAGACTTTGCCTCTTATGCCTACAAAATCAAAAAAGGGAAAGTAAAAACCTATCAGATCAATCCGGATGGTAAGGAATTTATCCTTGACGTACTCTCAGACGGAGATTTTCTTGGCGAGAATGCTCTCATTCAGGACACTGAGCGCACGGAATTTGCGCAAGCACTCGAAGAGACTGAGCTGATATTAGTTCCTCGTAAAGACTTTCAGGATCTGATTTTCCAAAACCGGGAAGTCTCAGGACAGTTTATCAAAATGCTTTCTAAGAATCTACTGGAAAAAGAACATGGCCTGGTGGAAATGGCCTATGATACCGTGAGAAAACGTACTGCAGATGCGCTCATGAAGCTCTTCAATAAGTACGAGGAAGATCACTTTGATGTGTCACGCTCAGACCTGGCCAGCATGGTAGGTACAGCCACAGAGTCTGTGATCAGGATACTTTCCGAGTTCAAGAAAGACGGATTTATCAAAATAGAGGGTAGTACCATCCACGTACTCCATCCAGAAAAACTGAGTGCCGTTCGGTTCTGACCTAATAGTGGTCATGTGCACTGTCACTGATCTTCCTGACAATTGTCATAAGACCGTTTGCACGTAGTTTATTTCTTTGTAGCATGAGATATACCCTGTTTTTCAGTGCACTTATCTGGAGTAGTCTACTCTCAGCTCAGCCATCCCATCACGAGGTGACCATTAGTTCAGGACGCTTCATCCTGCAGGGCACCACCAACCTCAATACATTTGAATGTACATTGAGTCAAGCTCTCCCGTGCAAGCCCATAGTGGTGAAGACCACCAGTGAGGCACGCCAGATTCGTTTTGAGGGGTTAGAACTCAAATACCCAGTATCAGAGTTTGATTGCGGACTGGAAGCCATGAGTCAGGACTTGCGAAAGACACTGAAAAGCGATGCTTATCCGTATCTGCTACTTCGGATCAATGACATCCAAATCAAAAATGAAAGTCAGGAAGTCGCTAAACTAACAGTGGTCTCCTCGGTCACTATCACATTGGCAGGAAAATCACACGATGCACTGGTGGAAAATGGACTGGTGATCAATCACTCTGAGGGGGCGCTTACCCTGGCGGGCACACAGCATCTCAGCATGCATGATTTTGACCTTGAGGCTCCCACCAAATTTTTCGGAATGGTGAAAGTAAACGATGAGCTCAATGTCTCCTTTGAGCTAAGAATGGAAGTGAAATCGCTCGACTGAGTGCAGTCGCGCGATTCCCTCCTCTATTATCAGTTTGAGCGATTTCTGCTCGAATTACTTCTATTTGATCTTCTGAAATTTCCCTTATTCGAATCCCTGGGTTTAGACGATTGCGATCGCTGAAAAGACCCCTTTTTAGGCTCTTTCTTGATATCAGCAGCGGTCTCTGTAGGTTCAAATCCCCTTAACACCTCACTATCAAGCTTCAAACCAAGCAACTTCTCTATGCCCTTCACATATTCGATCTCATCGAGCGATACCAGGGAAATGGCCTCACCACTAGCTCCTGCCCTACCTGTACGACCTATTCGGTGTACATAATCTTCAGGTACATTGGGTAGCTCGTAATTGATCACGTGAGGCAAGAGCGGGATATCCAACCCACGAGCGGCAATGTCCGTAGCCACCAACACCCGCACTGTACCCTTCTTAAACCCTGCAAGGGCTTTGGTGCGCGCTCCCTGGCTCTTATTGCCATGAATCTCCGCAGCAGTCAGCCCGTTCTTGGTGAGTATTTTACCCAGCTTGTTCGCTCCGTGCTTTGTACGGGTGAACACCAATACCTGCTGCCAGTCACCTTCAGCAATGAGCTTGGTGATCAATTGTGCTTTCTTGCTCTTGTCTACTCTGTAAATTTTTTGATCCACTTTCTCTGCAGTGGTATTCTCCGGAGTTGCCTCCACCAGTACAGGATGATTCAGAATTCCATTGGCCAGCTGCTTGATTTCTCTTGAAAACGTAGCTGAGAACAACAGATTTTGTCTCTTTTCTGGGACCAAAGCAAGAATTTTCTTGATATCTCTCAGGAAGCCCATGTCCAGCATGCGATCTGCTTCATCCAGCACCAGTATCTCTACTTTGGCAAGTGATACAGCTTTCTGATTGTACAGATCCAATAAACGCCCTGGTGTAGCCACCAGTATGTCCACACCATTTCTGAGTGCCCTGATCTGTGGATTGGCATTAACGCCACCAAAAATCACTGCTGATCGCAGATGAAGAAACTCACTGTATGTGTGTACATCCTCATGCACCTGTGCAGCCAGCTCACGCGTTGGTGTGAGTATAAGTGCACGAACAACTGGTCTG
This Marinoscillum sp. 108 DNA region includes the following protein-coding sequences:
- a CDS encoding DUF4260 domain-containing protein — encoded protein: MKNLLKLEEVAMFGLSIYLFTLTSFSWWWYPALLLLPDIGMIGYAINTRVGALTYNFLHHKGIAVIILLAGWQFGNDVLSLSGIILFGHASMDRVFGYGLKYPDHFQHTSLGWMKPQSVPNDGN
- a CDS encoding response regulator, giving the protein MKKKILIIEDQLEVRENIEELLLLSHYEPITAPNGKEGVKKALEHKPDLILCDIMMPEMDGYEVLYLIGKNPEIASTPFIFLTAKAEKTDFRKGMNMGADDYITKPFEEMELLGAIERRLEKFSRLSSNESLQEFVTRAKEYHELKDLENSGKTRSFKKKDIIYRHGDFASYAYKIKKGKVKTYQINPDGKEFILDVLSDGDFLGENALIQDTERTEFAQALEETELILVPRKDFQDLIFQNREVSGQFIKMLSKNLLEKEHGLVEMAYDTVRKRTADALMKLFNKYEEDHFDVSRSDLASMVGTATESVIRILSEFKKDGFIKIEGSTIHVLHPEKLSAVRF
- a CDS encoding universal stress protein, whose translation is MNLFHQILIPTDFSLAAWHAVQLGLRLIAPENSRLTLLHVFPSGPSERSGDLELMEGLRRQMDDLCQTLERSQKKKIQPVILGGEVEGEVLKFIQANAFELIILGVNSNGVDNEPGSHISGIIAKANAPVMVMPNVINETHQVS
- a CDS encoding PAS domain-containing sensor histidine kinase, whose amino-acid sequence is MPISSEYLTSSNGLQLLNKIFLGAGEGIIIVDSEGKIRLINKRAEEIFEYEQNELMGRVIEDLIPKKYHKQHVPHRTEYIAHPVTRPMGIGRHLTGQRKSGSEFPVEVSLSYVMHEDEKLVVAFISDITRRKEQEDALRESEEKLKQYTAELESKVQERTQELEHLNLGLKSQIRERKLAEAALHSSLEELKKAEKEILNALEKEKELNEMKSRFISMASHEFRTPLTTIHSSANLVAKYTETEQQANRDKHVNRIKSAVNNLTNILNDFLSLEKLESGAITMKVEAFNMTGLFREVEEIFEQGLKKDQQLKITIEEGLTEVVSDPHILKNIIINLISNAIKYSDEGKTITATTSRVKDRIQISIKDEGIGIPLEEQKNLFQRFFRADNASNIQGTGLGLNIVKRYLNLIHGNITFTSKENQGSEFVISFPIQP
- a CDS encoding dihydrofolate reductase family protein yields the protein MRKLILYIAASLDGYIAKPNDDLSFLNLVQIEGEDYGYTDFVSSVDTVIVGRKTYDWVIGQGYDFPHADKESYIITRQERPREGNLTFYTGNLKTLVTDLKKKEGKNIFCDGGAEIVHLLLQEKLIDELILSIVPVIVGAGTPLFKTGRPEQLLELKKAKNFESGLVQLHYQLKE
- a CDS encoding DEAD/DEAH box helicase, whose product is MSFKSLGLSESLLHAVNKKGYSTPSPIQEKAIPLILQGKDILASAQTGTGKTAGFALPMLQLLAEGRQQSRPVVRALILTPTRELAAQVHEDVHTYSEFLHLRSAVIFGGVNANPQIRALRNGVDILVATPGRLLDLYNQKAVSLAKVEILVLDEADRMLDMGFLRDIKKILALVPEKRQNLLFSATFSREIKQLANGILNHPVLVEATPENTTAEKVDQKIYRVDKSKKAQLITKLIAEGDWQQVLVFTRTKHGANKLGKILTKNGLTAAEIHGNKSQGARTKALAGFKKGTVRVLVATDIAARGLDIPLLPHVINYELPNVPEDYVHRIGRTGRAGASGEAISLVSLDEIEYVKGIEKLLGLKLDSEVLRGFEPTETAADIKKEPKKGSFQRSQSSKPRDSNKGNFRRSNRSNSSRNRSN
- a CDS encoding GNAT family N-acetyltransferase produces the protein MEIKPYQETDREQLLDVWEKSVLATHHFLSPEDFISIKAMVREIDFSRFEVHCLMDESRVIGFLGVAEKKVEMLFLDPHYFGQGLGKKLINFAIVQLKAHKVDVNEQNVGAVAFYENLGFATYERSDKDDQGNDYPILRMKLRTRNI
- a CDS encoding GNAT family N-acetyltransferase, producing the protein MHPSKFTTRKPGAKEHGVIGALMVEVYSQLEGFPTPAEQPKYYEMLSNVGSLTENPHIHLLAAYSPEQVLAGCVLYIGDMQYYGSGGTATQVKDSSGFRLLAVAPDFRGQGIGRLLTRYCIERARKEKRQQLIIHSTKAMQVAWGMYERMGFERSEDLDFRQGTLEVYGFRLPLDD